Genomic window (Tripterygium wilfordii isolate XIE 37 chromosome 11, ASM1340144v1, whole genome shotgun sequence):
GCAGCAGTGTCACAATAGTTGCTGCCACCAAGGATGTTAAATAATTTCTGAGCGCCCCCTGGGAACAAACGATGGTAGTTGGGCATGACAACAACTTCTTCTAGCTGCTGAAGTATACTTGGTTCACTAGGTGCACAGTGTTGCCCAGATATATCACGCTCCAACACATTTTTACAAATTGAAAGGCTAGAAATAAGCATGGAACTGTTTTGACATGTATAACCAGCATAGTCTGAGCATCGGAATTCGCAAACTCCATTGTCACAGACCCCTCCATGAAGACTGCATTGCTCGTCGCAAACAGCTGCATGTCatacaaggataattttcagACATAGAAAAGAACAATGCAATATAATAATACATTTATTATAACACAAActtcacaataataaaaaattaaacagTATCAATTTTCGCATGCTCATAAGGTCAACCCCAATATGTTTGGAAACAAGTCAGTGATGATGATATAATTATGATGGACATGACTTCACAGGAACCATAAAAGCAAAGGCCTATGAAGGCCAGTAATACTATAACGACTGACGCATCAAACAGACAATTATTATGGCCTTTTTTACATTCCTGTTAATCACCACATGATTGCATCATTATGAAAGTATAAATGAAGCTAAATGCCATCAAGAACCGAACTACGTCCAACTTAATACTTGTGGAAACTTTAGCGAATGATGCCAAGTCAATGCATTACCTGTCGAGCAATCAACGCCGGCATACCCATTACCACATTCACAAATCCCATTTGGAAGGCATTTTCCATGCCTGTTACAGTCTCCAGGGCAAGATCCTGCAGAAAAACATTATAACTCAGTTGATTTAACAAGGCATTTCCACATAAAATGCAGGGCAAacctttaaaattgcacaaaatacaaCAAACAAATGAATAAGTTACATCTGCATGCTAAAGATTAGTAAAATGAAGGATTAAGAGCTTACGTTTACTACAATCATATCCATGAAACCCTATAAAGCAATGACACCTTCCATTAACACAGTCCCCATTGAAATTACATGAGTTAAGGCATCGCCCAGACACAGAAACAGGGCTTGTGCTACAGAGTTCATGGTATGCAGGGCATATGAGTTCACCTGCAGTAAAAGGTATGTTGATAGTAAGAAGGTGAATTGGTTCTTACAGAATCATATCATCAGTAAACAGAATAATTACCATTAAATCCAGGGAACTGAACAGGCCCCCCAACTTCAGGACATACTTTCCAAATACCATCCACAGCAACCTGAACAAAGAATGACCAGGATCACATTGACTATAACTGTAGTAATATAAGAGGTGATTAACTAAAACTCAAAAATCACCATGGCCCATCTTATCTAATTCAGTAACTGAAAAGACCTCTAATTGCCCGTCCAATCAAATGCTGGCATCTAATATTCTAAATGCGAGATAAATTGCTCGATCCCAGTTAGAAGTAGGCAAAAACTTCTGATACTATAACCCTGCATTCATCTATAAAACAGGAATTGCCAATTATTTTCCAAGAGGCTAACTTCAAGATTTTGGATAATGAGGTATTTCTTGAGATTAATATCCTCTTATCAACCGAACAGGAGCACATTACAGGCTTTACTTAACACTACTACCACACAATCCTTTTATTAATTAACTCAACCTGCTTTTCATTATATTCGGGCTACACATCTTAACCTTGAAACCCTTGTCGTCATCATGACACGACATTGTTTGTTTGAAGCTTGCAAAGTTTTATATGTAGCATCATGCAAGCATATGTAGCATCATGGAAGCTAAAATGAAAGTTGATATAAAATTGGTGCCTCAAATGTGGGGCATCGACCATGCACATGAGATGAAAAAGAATTCTGCATATAAGGTACCAACcaacagggggaaaaaaaaaactccaaccTACCTCCAATGCGTTATTTAAACATCGGTGCTGATAACAACCATTTCCTTGGGTCATAGAGCCGCGTACAAACCCAGTACGTACCAATGATGAGGCCATACACCTAAATTTggtggaagaaaaaaatttcgtTAGGATATTAGTTGAAGTCTTCTTTCACCAGGTCCTATAAAAAAGGTAAGACAAATCTTACCTGGAGTTGCTCCCACGAACTTCACCCAACATTCTGTCAGGTGCCCGTGCACTGTTAGTGTCCGTGCAAGACCCATCAGAGTAGGCAACAAAGTACGTACAATAATCAGCCAATGAGGATTGTCCCCCTGTGATGGAAGATATTAAAAGTCAACAGCATTCCAACTCAAGTTCCAAAACATAAGAATGATCATAACATGTTAATGTAGAAGCAACTACTGTTCACATAAAGACAACATTAGAGTATAAGATCAAGCTTATATGCATCGTAATAGGATCTACAGGTACATGCAAAGCAGTCTAGGAGAAAAAAATGGACAAATAATACATCCATCTACAAGAAGGCTTTTAAATCAATGCAAAAGCTCCAAAGGTGCCACTACCGACAGCCAACGATACAGCAAAAAACGATGTCTCATCTCAATTGAAAACAGATACCCAAAGAAGTATTAAAGCATGGTTTGTGATGATGAGATGTCAAAAAAATCAAGACTTAAGAGGCCTCGATCCGTAAAGAATTTCAATTTTAGattaaaattaacaaaatattggAACAGCATAAATAAGTATCAATGATTAGAGCATTTTCCATATCCCTACTATGTCCGACATGAGAACAAAAAATAACTACTCAAGAGCACACCTTTATTAGCCTGTGGGAAATAACGTGCCCACTGAGGGAGATCCCCACTGTAACTTACAATAGGGCAGTAACCCTCTGCCTCTCTGTTATATGTACAACCTGACAATTGGGTTGTGTTACAATGGTATGCCCCCTTCCATAGATTGCAAGGAGAGGTGACAAAGTCAGTTCCTTGGTTGCGACCCCAATCAAGATGGTCGGCCATGCTATAGTTTGCTTGGTACCATCCACTATCCTCCAACAAAGCCAAGGTCATTTTGGAAACTACTGATCGGGTATCCACTGACCCCGTCATGATCTCATTCATCAGAAGCCTTTTTTCCCAATGAGAACCTGTAGACAAGTACACAGATAAATGTTAACAGGTAACACTATCTCAAGCTCAACATTGCCCTAGTATaaatgaaagggaaaaaaattacagaaaCCATTATATATCTTGCttctaaaaattgaaaaaagaagaagaagaagaagaaagaaataggaTGGATCATTTCCACACATCTCTATATTTGCAAATGTTCATACCACTTCCAATGTAATAAATATCTCCATAACCAAATACCAATAAGTGCATGCAGGCCGcaaaagaaaatcacaataaaacaaagaaaatcattataaaaaaaaaacacacaaaacctGATGTGCCACGACCTCCACCATCTTCCAACTCTAAACCAGTAAAATTGTCCGCAAATGCCTGCCAGTAAAAACTCTTCAATCAATGAAATGTAACTTCAAAACTTTTATAACAGCCAGAGAATTCCCGGATCAATTCCCTGTTtaacaaataagaaaaaaaatcacccCATAATGATGTCGAGAGTGCATAATGACACGGGGAAGGACCACGCGAGTAACCATCCGGCCAAGCTTTTCATCCATATCTTGTTCAGTCACCTGCAAACAGAGATGACAAATAGCAgcaaggtttaaaaaaaaaaaaacccaacctgGACGATATCCAAGGGATCAAATAAACAATGAGTTTGAGACATGAAGAATGCAATAGAATAAACTATTATAGCCAACAATCAACTTTATTATCACTGGAGATGTCATTATTGGTTTAAAAATCTCATTAGAAAATAGTTAGAGCACTGCAAGTTTGAATTACAAACCGAGTAGCTAATGCGGAGAAAATACATAGcctaaatttttatttaaaatatgtAATAACATATAGCTTAATCAGTGATGTAAAATTGACAATTGTAATGCTATTCATGTATCATCAGGATCAATGAGCTGTGGCATGCAATTAAAATGTAGTGGTTCAAAACCAATATCAATACACTATTCGCTATTTGTATTGCGATCGGATCACCCAATACAAGTCCATATTTACCTGACTACGCCTTCTTTTTCTCTCATCTCTAAAATGGGCAAAGGCATGGGGATCAAAACCAAGAACATGCATAACCTGGACGATATCAAAAGTGCCAAGTGTACAACTCAGTAAAAAGAAAATGTAGTTCACATACTAGTCCAAAGATAGCCATGTAACACTTGACAAACCTCATGAATGAGAGTAGCTGAAAGTAAAGTCTCTGCTTCAGCCGTCAAATGGCGAGGAGCAACATTAACATGTCCTGCATACGATCGGAACCATTGCTGCATAGTTTAGAATTCAATATTACACGGAATTAAGCCTAAGTATGCAGCTTAAATGTCTGTGATTACCAGCAATTGCCCGGCCCCATTGATCACGTTCACAGGCCACTGCCCAAGCAAGAGTGTTCCCTGTGGTAGGTCTTGTAGTCACCAACAGCACTAAATCTGCAGCAGTAATACCCTCTGGAGAGAATTTTGGATTAGAAGACTGTAATATgcaaaaaaattgtaaatggAAACCAGAATAGTTAAAAGAAATCGATCCATCAGAAGACACTCAGTAGCAATGGGGATACCTTCAACATATTCACGTGGAAGTTG
Coding sequences:
- the LOC120009481 gene encoding leishmanolysin-like peptidase: MEVTLRRRNSCAIRTIRSDFGFAVVVLEIALVLLCCNARIQEYFPQWEVPEKGSEHIVSHSCIHDQIVEQWRRPGYKVHSVTPQVYERSISEPLHRKGRALLGVPKIPVKQKDVKQPIRIYLNYDAVGHSPDRDCRKVGDIVKLGEPPQISVPGVPSCNPHGDPPILSDCWYNCTLDDISGEDKRQRLRKALGQTADWFRRALAVEPVKGNLRLSGYSACGQDGGVQLPREYVEEGITAADLVLLVTTRPTTGNTLAWAVACERDQWGRAIAGHVNVAPRHLTAEAETLLSATLIHEVMHVLGFDPHAFAHFRDERKRRRSQVTEQDMDEKLGRMVTRVVLPRVIMHSRHHYGAFADNFTGLELEDGGGRGTSGSHWEKRLLMNEIMTGSVDTRSVVSKMTLALLEDSGWYQANYSMADHLDWGRNQGTDFVTSPCNLWKGAYHCNTTQLSGCTYNREAEGYCPIVSYSGDLPQWARYFPQANKGGQSSLADYCTYFVAYSDGSCTDTNSARAPDRMLGEVRGSNSRCMASSLVRTGFVRGSMTQGNGCYQHRCLNNALEVAVDGIWKVCPEVGGPVQFPGFNGELICPAYHELCSTSPVSVSGRCLNSCNFNGDCVNGRCHCFIGFHGYDCSKRSCPGDCNRHGKCLPNGICECGNGYAGVDCSTAVCDEQCSLHGGVCDNGVCEFRCSDYAGYTCQNSSMLISSLSICKNVLERDISGQHCAPSEPSILQQLEEVVVMPNYHRLFPGGAQKLFNILGGSNYCDTAAKRLACWISIQKCDNDGDDRLRVCHSACQSYNLACGASLDCSDQTLFSSEEEGEGQCTGSGEIKLSWFNRWRSLFSGNDSTIGTSVQYRQL